The following proteins are co-located in the Apium graveolens cultivar Ventura chromosome 5, ASM990537v1, whole genome shotgun sequence genome:
- the LOC141660079 gene encoding uncharacterized protein LOC141660079, with translation MEDSSNNREADDAETSGATNRLCLVFTILIYVVEFQKRGLPHVHLLIWLNSESKKNLTNNVDKYVFGELPNPETDPVGYAAVQSYMIHGPCGIDNPKCACMKEFKCMKHFPKKYGHREKGGNRLAVFCIHITVPYRTFKDACRYYGLLDDDNDWHEVLSDAAKSVFPVQIHHLFVHIIVNCQVTDIRHLWNEHWKNMIDDIILGRRDISGGLKSILNEKQLKFYALAEHFKQLPIPPRSYLQTGLNNLVIDKTSYNMSKMATEFDKLFPKCYPDQLHIYNAVFQSVKENAGGLFFAYGSGGCGKTFLWKTLIYKLRSMVLIVLPVASSGIAATLLPGGRTSHSRFKISIILDDYSSCGIGHDSNITELIKCTSLIIWDEAPMQHRYAFECLDRSLRDIMRSVHPSKYEPPFGGITVLLGGDFRQFFLSYLWLSAQIYLLKKNMRLNQGQSKEVVAGFRNFANWVLDIGNDKVCSPLNGRYEVVEDDIIVPAQFCDPEMKNDVGNMIQWTYPDFLSMYKSPR, from the exons TGATTTATGTAGTTGAATTTCAGAAGCGTGGACTTCCTCATGTTCATTTGCTGATTTGGCTTAATTCTGAGTCTAAAAAGAATTTGACTAACAATGTCGATAAATATGTATTTGGTGAACTTCCTAATCCTGAAACAGACCCTGTAGGTTATGCTGCTGTGCAATCTTATATGATTCATGGGCCTTGTGGAATTGATAATCCCAAATGTGCGTGTATGAAGGAATTTAAATGTATGAAGCATTTTCCGAAGAA ATATGGACACCGTGAAAAAGGGGGAAACAGATTGGCCGTCTTTTGTATACACATCACAGTGCCG TACAGAACTTTCAAAGATGCATGTCGTTATTATGGCTTGCTGGATGATGATAATGATTGGCATGAGGTTTTATCAGATGCTGCTAAATCTGTTTTTCCAGTTCAGATTCATCATTTGTTTGTGCATATAATTGTTAATTGTCAAGTCACAGATATACGACATCTGTGGAACGAGCATTGGAAGAACATGATTGATGATATTATTCTTGGCCGTAGAGACATATCTGGTGGTTTGAAATCAATTTTAAATGAGAAGCAGCTGAAGTTTTATGCTTTGGCAG AACATTTTAAGCAATTACCGATACCTCCTCGAAGTTACTTGCAGACTGGTTTGAATAATTTGGTTATAGATAAAACCAGTTACAACATGTCCAAGATGGCAACAGAGTTTGATAAGCTATTCCCAAAATGTTATCCTGACCAATTACATATTTACAATGCTGTTTTTCAATCAGTTAAGGAAAATGCTGGTGGATTATTCTTTGCATACGGTAGCGGAGGTTGTGGTAAAACTTTTCTTTGGAAAACTTTAATTTACAAACTGAGGTCCATGGTTCTAATTGTACTCCCTGTTGCTTCTTCTGGGATAGCTGCGACACTTCTGCCTGGTGGTCGGACATCGCACTCAAGATTCAAAATATCGATTATTCTTGATGATTATTCATCATGTGGCATTGGCCATGATTCAAATATAACGGAGCTTATAAAATGTACCAGCCTTATTATATGGGACGAGGCTCCTATGCAGCACCGTTATGCATTTGAATGTCTTGATCGTTCTTTAAGAGACATAATGCGATCGGTTCATCCAAGCAAATATGAGCCGCCATTTGGGGGTATCACAGTTTTGCTTGGTGGTGATTTTCGACAATTCTTCCT GTCTTACTTGTGGCTTAGTGCTCAGATTTACCTTTTAAAGAAGAATATGAGACTTAACCAAGGTCAATCAAAAGAAGTTGTTGCGGGCTTTAGGAATTTTGCCAATTGGGTTCTAGATATTGGTAATGATAAAGTTTGTTCTCCTTTGAATGGTCGTTATGAAGTTGTAGAAGATGACATTATTGTGCCTGCCCAGTTCTGTGATCCAGAAATGAAAAATGATGTGGGCAATATGATCCAATGGACATATCCTGATTTTTTGAGCATGTACAAGTCTCCACGCTAA